The Arachis ipaensis cultivar K30076 chromosome B03, Araip1.1, whole genome shotgun sequence region TTTTTTAATCCAAACCAATTAACCGATTTAAATCTAGATCCGGATCCAAATCCAAATTAGGATccgaatttgaaaattgaaagttATTACGGTGGGACCTGGCTCATAATAACGAAAGAGAAATTAAGATGAGTGGACGGCTATGGATATTTGATTCTTTACTCAGCTTCATGATTAAAAGTGTTAATGTAGGTTGAAAAATTTTATGTGGATCCATGGATAAGAATTCATCTATCTCATTATATATTATCACACCGTGGATTCCCAAGAACAATATCACACAATATAATGTATGTGTAGGACAGCCCCTTTAGTAGTTTTAACTCTCTatgaaattaattatatattattttttcacCATACTCTGCTACCTTAGCCGGCCCCCCATAATGCATCATGTTCATTATTCATAGATCCCCACCACTTTATGCAGATTTATTTAATTTCCAAACAGTGAACTACAAACAAAAGCTTTCTCTCTTATATACAGTCACATATATGTTATAGGAACTTGGACATACGtttgtgttttgttttaaattaattaaggacaaaatagaatataatttttttgttaaaatatctaattttaaaattagattttttttaagaaattggttttaaaattggattttcaaaaattggttttaaaattaaatttttagttaaaaagtctggttttaaaactggattttataaaaaaaaaaactaaattttaaatttggatttaaaaaaaaaaactggatttTAGATTTGGATTTTAAAAAAACCGAATTTAAAACCGGTTTGTACGTAAAACCGAATTTAAAATCGGTTTATAAATAAAACcgaatttaaattctaaaatcggtttaaaattggtttttatttttcaaaCCGGTTTAGAACCGATTTCTCATTTCAATCCAGTTTTGGTTTGGTTTCATGAACCATAAAACTGGTTCTGAAGTGGATCCAGTTTGGATTTATAAAAATCCAAACCATGCCCACCATCCCTGCACCCCATCATATTTGTCACCTAAAACTCACATCTCTGGCACGATTTATGTGTAACTATCTAATTCTCACCACCCTAGTACGATTTACGTGCAAATCTATAATCTCAACACCCTAGTATGATTCACAATTATAAAAATGTATaatattaaacaaaaaattaataaaaatataaataataaataataaaaaattcatataaagagaaataataaaaattctataaataatacaataacatGTGTACAAAATCATTTCTACGTTTATAAAGCAAAAAATTAGGCAAACTAAAAATGGAAGCTTTCAAGAAGTTGGAACGTACTTTTCCTTCTCCAACTGTGTTAAGAAGTATAAGTGTGTTTGGCAAACACATTAGAAGAGAAAAAGCATGTTCTAACTTCATGAAAGTTTCAATTTTTTGTTCGGCTAATTTTTCTCTTTATAAACACAGAAGTGATTTTGTATATAAAATCACGTTTACAAGAAGCAACCATTTTGAGCTTTTGCGTTTCACTAACAGCTTTTTAGCCATTGATATTCaacatttattttttcttttaccaactttatcccttatatatgttattgtattatttatgaaatttttattatttctctttgtatgaatttttttattatttattatttatatttttattaattttttgtttgatattatatatttttataattgtttgtatattatatttattattatctttttataatatgatttattgATCCCATtaggtaaaataaattaaacaaaaaaaattaactataaacAACAATAATAGTAAAAATTTATGGCGTACTATAAAAGAGTACTAagaatactaaaaatatactatataaataacatataaaaaaattaaacatgcatAAAAAAAACATTGAATTCAAATTCTTTGATATTACTCAATAGCAATGTTTCTGCAAGGTATACCAAATGCAGCATTCGAAAATCAACTTACCTGCCAGGAGCTGGGTGTCTATCACAAAAGTATACAAATATTTTACGCCAGAGACTAATTAGATCAGCACCAATTATTGCATTTGATTCAAGGGTTAAGCCTTGAATAATTGAAGAAAGAGATCTCTCGAGACAAATTCCATAAGTTTTGAATGATTTGTTTGAAATTCATTGTTGACTACTCTATATATGATAATAGTAAGAGCAACAACAAATGTCTCTATGAGTTATAGATGAAGGATAAGGATTTGAGTATGATAGATAATTAGAAAAAAATGTTtacaaaaaaaagaaataaatgagaAAATAATCTAAAGATATATTTGTctcttcataaaaaaaaaaattggtcctTTTCTTAGATATTGTAAAATTAGTCCtgctaaataattttaatattaaaaattctttttaataattaaatcttcatAATGGTCCTTTATaataatttttctaatttttaaatacTTTAACCGAACAAAACCTAAATTTCACTTTTTAAATTACTTGGCTACTAGTTGGCTATGTACTACTATAGTTGGGattactacaagaaaaatgttgagtatTCGAATTTAATTAGCGTCGTAAAGTAACGGTGGATTTATAGGTGATAACAGCGTCGAATACATAAGGTTAAGTAATTACCGACGAATTTATGTTTCCGACGGTAAATTTACTGGTAATAATTAGagagaaacaaaaataaattggCGCGTCTTTTAGGGTTGGATTTATCATCAGAAAAATCTGACAGCAAATCCACTTAGTGAAACGCTGCGTTTTGGTGACTCGCAATGGTTTACCGTCGGAGTTTTTCGACAGTAACTGTGTCATAAATTTGAAGCACGAACTCTCTTCCCCCCTCATTCGAATTTGTCTCTCTTTATAACCCTCTACCCattctctctttctcctccttcCCTGTCGCCGCCGGCCACCCTAAGTCGTTGCAGCTATCTTCTCTTTCTTCCCTTCTCTCTCTAACCCACTCTAGCTCGGCCCCTGTCTCTCATTCTCATTCACAGAACAGAGCAACAACACAGCCTCTGTTCCTTATTCCGACTAGCTTCCAACTCCGGCGACCATTCGTTTGTCGCTTTTCGCATCGGCAACATTATAATGCCGCTACaactcattttttctttttcgttccaTTCTATTTTGGCAATCCAGCTTACTACtctatttttaatttctattttagttaattttagttTCATTAATCTGATTTCTAGTTAGTTAGAATTAATTTTCtattagtggattttaggtggttagattAGGTTATTAGATTCTAAATTGTTGAAAAGTGTTTGCATTATTGAACTGAATTGCTGAATATTATTGCTAGAGTTGTTTGAAATTGTCTGAATTATATTGATTCACTATGTTACGACTGGTTTTACTGAGATTTGATTGCCGGATTATTTGGATTATGCTTGGTTGTTATTGGTTTTGAATTATTTGTTGTTGGTGTTGATTGTTGATTTGAAATTAGAGCTGTGAATTGCTATTTGATCTTGATTTTGCATATTTTATGTTTGTGCATGCCAAGTGTTCGTCAATATACCTCAAAggttttaatataatttttcgtGCATTAatattggaatttgatttatttttaattgactaaaacttttgaatttttgaatgatCGAGGCATTTATTTAATAGTACAAGATTAATTAAGTTGGTTCTTTTGAACCCAATTATATCAACTTTGTAAGTTTAATTAGTTTTGGGTTATATTAGGAACGAATTTTAAATGTTGAAAttaattttgtgttattagttataaGAATTATATTGGTGTTTGAatttattgttgattatttagtTCTGAACTTAGGACACTGAACGTGTTTtggatttaggattttctaaaattctgaacttgtttagtttcaattttaattaaaacaTGTTTCGATTTTTGTTTCTTACTAGTGTATGAACCCGTGCTCAACACGgaaaaatttataaaagtaaaaaaaatattatatgtttggatatttaaaaaaaaaaaacacaaaataatttttgttatgaaatttataaaattattatcaaaatcaaagtttaacttaaaaatagtgagtaataattattttacactttttttaagtaaaataattatacattgatacagaatttaaaataaaatcaaaatatttatattagaatTCTATTTTTTCAAATACTTCTCTATAAACAACATTGATGGTTGAATTTGCAGACATTCCTACGTGATTCATAAGTAAAACTTTTAAACTTCTCTTACTCCTAACTCTTGAAAGTGTCACATATAGTTGGCTATGTGTAAAAACTGGTTTGGGCAAGTACAATCTAACATGAGATAAAGTTTGTCTCTGAGACTTATTAATTGTCATGGCAAATGATACTATTATGGAAAACTGTCTTTGTTGGAATCTAACTGGGACAGTTTCATTTGTCGGTACCATAttcattcttggagttaaagcAATATGACCAACATTGTTATCCGTTAAGACTTCACATTCTATGACATGATTTTCAAACTTCCTAACTTGTAGCCTTGTACCATTACAAAGACCAATATTTCTCAGTAACATCACCGGATCACCAACCTTGAGTATTAATTTATGTCGAGGCAAATCAGAGCAATTTATGCTATTCAGTAATTTAGGACCATAAAGATCTAGTTGACTCTCCATATTCCCTTTATCCATACAAATCGAATCTGaactaaaatataatttttcCCTCCAGGAATGATAGTCATCAGATGGTTGTTGACCTCTTCAATGATGTCCAGTGTGGGAGCCAGTATAGTTCTTGCTTTGAAAAAATCCTTTGAGGACATGTTATCtaaaatatttggataagaaaaatgaaccaactcatcaaattcCTAGTCCGAAAAAGGAATAACAATATCTCCTTGACGACATATCTCAGATTCACCATCCATATTGTCACATGTTAGACCATCACAAATTTTCAATAACCACTCACCAAATTGCTCTGTCTCATCTTGATCTGAAGCAGTCGTCCCTACAGAGAGTCTCATGttttttgttagtttgagcaCCTAACAGAACTTCCAAAGGTAAGACGAATTCACGGTTGAATGAATGATATCTTGTCTCGATTCTCGTGAAATGACAGGAAGAATGTGTCTAAAGTCTCCACCTAGTAcaaccacttttcctccaaagGGCAAATCTTTGTTATATGTTGGAGAAAATCTCATTATATCACCTAAGTATTTATCAAGCGCTTCATAGTAGTACCTACTAACCATTGGAGCCTCATCCCAAATTATAAGTTTGGCTTTCGACAGCAGCATTGCTTGAGGGGAACCAGGTTTGATGTTACATACAGAATCCTCAGTTATATTCAGCGGTATTTTGAACCTTGAGTGTGCCATTCTTCCATTGGAAAGAAGTAAAGATGCAATACCACTTGAAGCAATGTTTAACACAATATCACCCCTTGAGCGAATCTCAGCAGACATAAGGTTCCAGAGAAATATTTTTTCAGTACCCCCATAACCATACACAAAGGAAAAATCCCTTCATCACAATACACAACTGTAACAATTTTATCGAATGCATATTTCTGCTCAGGTATTGTGATGGCTAACATGTTTGAGGCATTTTTCTTTAAATCATCCCTGTTAAAGTTTAGCTCTTCGCTGATAACCCTTTCGGTTAACAATGAACTATCAACGTCAATTGCTAAAGGCATAGGAGGATAGTCTTTCAAGGTTTTACCATAAGAATGTAAGATCTTGTCTATATCCATTAAGCACAACTGATTAATCTCATCATCTGACATGGTTAACTCTGCATATTATATGATACTGtaaaaattcaatcaaactaaaaatgatcAATAATGAAGAACTTTTATAATTGCAATTATAAAAACTCACCCCTTATGTTCATCACGGTTCTCTGTCGATACAAAATATCATCTGAGAGTTCATGCCAACATCTATTTCAGACATGTTCTGGTCCTGAGATATTGTTGGATGTTAATAGAATAACAAATAACCTTCTAACATATGATCCTGAGGCCCACGAGCTTGCTTCCTTAATTGCATCCATGAATTCTCTGTCATCTTGCAAGAGTCCAAGGACGAAGCATGCATCTCTATACGTAGCATAAATTGTTCTTCCTACTGTTCTTATATCTCAAAAATTCATACATCCTCTTTGAGTATTCAAGAGAAGTCGTTGGTAATATTTTTCGGTATTTGCTGTAAAAAACTTGGTTAAAATCCAACTTTTAAATTGCTAAATGGATTAGGCTACGCGATTTCAATTATTATGTAGCTACACATCCACATAAgattaatttttctaaaaaatatagaACAATTCTAAAATTGTGTAATCTACAGATTATAACTGCTAAAAGTTATTTGAACATTTGTTTTCTAGTGTAGATAAATCGAATAAAATGGACATGGGGTACATGctgttaagattttaaatttaaatcatcaAATAAATAAGATCGAAATTGAATATAAACTCGTCATTACCTGCAGGTACATGAGTCAACCTTCCAATTGTGAAGCCTTGCTTTCGAAGAAACCACTTTGAAGCATCGTCCTTCCAAACAAACTTGGTTGGAAACTCAGCATAAGTCAGACTTCGAACATAGGGATATGACATGTTCGCCGCCATCCATCCTAAAAACATGGACTTGAGATATTGCTCTTTCGACGATATCATTCACATTAGAAATTTTACTATAAACCACAGGTTGCTCATCTTCCAAATGGAATGGAAGTCTAATCACAAATggttctttctcttggatttcgtATCCAAATAAACCAGACTGCCTCACATGCCGAAATGTACCTACAATCATAGTAATTCCTAATTTTGTCAACACTTGTGTGGCTTCTGACGGATCACCAGTGTTGTATAGGGTAGTTTTTACGTGGTCATTGCCCTTATGTACATACTTAAACAGATACTTAATAGAACTTGTTTGGCATGTGTATTCCACATTTATATGACACCCAAACTTGAGCAACAATTCTGGATTATAAGCAACAATGAACTTATTGTCTAGTATACATTCCCTTTTCTTCACTGTTCGGCCGTTATCCGTACGCCTATATTTGGGAAATCCGGCTTCATCAATGAGTGTTCGATGTCTAAACTCTTTGGGATAAAACTTTGAACAGGATCCATTCTTCATGCAAGGTGAATTCTTGTTGTACGGACCACATAGACCATGTACCATGTAATTTTGAACATCTCCATGTAGATTTGGCCTTTCATTTTTATCAGGAATCTTAGCTCTTATATGTTTGTCTATGTCATTTGGTGTTTGTGCCTTGAACTCGATACTCATGAATAAAAGAATATGTGCATGCGAAATCCCTCTCTTTTGAAACTCTATAGTGTAAACatctgaaaattgaaaaagacaaATGAGCAAAACATTACAACATAAGATTTTAATAAGGTGTTGCATAAACACAGACTTATATCCCAAAATTTTGCCAAAGATTTTTCCCTCTTTTAGGTCATCAATCAAACCATCAAGTTTGATCTTGAAAACTCGACACAATATATCAGGGCGGTCTTCTACCTTCAATCCAATGGGAGTCACTTCTCTTTTTATCTCATCCCATTCAGGGTTACAGGTCATAGTGATAAAATAGTTAGGATCGGGTATCCTGTATATCTACAAATTGCAAATGTATCTTTACAATTATTCATCATGTACCTAGGTCCACCGGAAAAAATTATTGGGAAGAATGATTCTTTTGCCAAGCCTTGCAGCATCTACATCCCCGTTTATAAGACTTTCATGTAGACATTTGTATTTATCAACCTTCAACTGTGGTTGTTTATACCTAAAGAATTTTAACCTCTCTGATTTCACCATTGTGTAGGCATCTACCAGAAACTGTTGGAATAATCTCTTTGATATCATAATTAACAGAGATTCACCCGTCCTTTTTTGTACGTAGTTGAAAAGCAAAGAATTGTTACACAGtgattgttttgtttttctttgtaggCCTAGCGGAGATAGAATCTGATGTTGCAATACCCAAACAAAATCCATTCTCCCCATATAGAAACAACAATGGATATTGCAAGGCTAAATAAGATGGGTGAAAAATATCAATCTGTTGGAGTTTTTTAGTTTGACTCTCTATAATAATATCTCTATTTTTGCTTAGTTGTTTAACATCGCC contains the following coding sequences:
- the LOC107632816 gene encoding ATP-dependent DNA helicase PIF2-like gives rise to the protein MSDDEINQLCLMDIDKILHSYGKTLKDYPPMPLAIDVDSSLLTERVISEELNFNRDDLKKNASNMDFSFVYGYGGTEKIFLWNLMSAEIRSRGDIVLNIASSGIASLLLSNGRMAHSRFKIPLNITEDSVCNIKPGSPQAMLLSKAKLIIWDEAPMVSRYYYEALDKYLGDIMRFSPTYNKDLPFGGKVVVLGGDFRHILPVISRESRQDIIHSTVNSSYLWKFC